The Oxyura jamaicensis isolate SHBP4307 breed ruddy duck chromosome 8, BPBGC_Ojam_1.0, whole genome shotgun sequence genome has a segment encoding these proteins:
- the PACS2 gene encoding phosphofurin acidic cluster sorting protein 2 isoform X9 — MQKQNTRLCSLTLKKLVVLKELDKELISVVIAVKMQGSKRILRSHEIVLPPSGHVETELALTFSLQYPHFLKREGNKLQIMLQRRKRYKNRTILGYKTLAVGSINMAEVMQHPTEGGQVLSLFSNIKEAAVKVAEIWIFSLSSQPIDHEDSTMQPSQKIKSTDNYSEEEYESFSSEQEASDDAVQGQDLDDDEYELGKPKKQRRSIVRTTSITRQQNFKQKVVALLKRFKVSDEVLDSEQDPAEHVPEVEEDLDLLYDTLDIENPSDSGPEMEDDDSVLSTPKPKLKPYFEGLSHSSSQTEIGSIHSIKSQREPSSPQVEVPEKSKTLGTKHPGDSISDTVSFESSQQAEVQEAELPTPDVFVEKLPPSGKITKTESLIIPSTSRSEGKQTGRRGRSTSLKERQPVRPQNERANSLDNERSPDTRHHLQIPRKTVYDQLNHILVSDDQLPENIILVNTSDWQGQYLSDVLQKHTLPVVCTCSSADIQAAFSTIVSRIQRYCNCNSQPPNPIKIAVAGAQNYLSAVLRLFVEQLSHKTPDWLGYMRFLIIPLGSHPVAKYLGSVDYRYNNFFQDLAWRDLFNKLEAQTTVPEAPDVVSRITQYIAGANCAHQLPIAEAMLTYKQKRKKSFHFDFTLSPDEESSQKFIPFVGVVKVGIVEQSSATSGDSDDAAPSSSSVLSSTPPSVSPAVKEASPTPPSSPSVTGSFSSSSQNLGAELMGLQVDYWIAAPPVDRKRDPEKKDPSTTKNTLKCTFRSLQVSRLPASGEIATTPTMSMTVVTKEKNKKVMFLPKKTKDKEVESKSQCIEGISRLICTAKHQQNMLRVLIDGVEWNDVKFFQLAAQWSSHVKHFPICIFGHSKSNF, encoded by the exons TACCCTCACTTCTTGAAGAGAGAAGGCAACAAGCTTCAGATCATGCTGCAGCGGCGGAAACGGTACAAGAACCGAACGATTTTGGGCTACAAGACTCTGGCTGTTGGGTCCATCAACATGGCTGAG GTCATGCAGCACCCCACAGAAGGTGGCCAGGTACTAAGCCTCTTCAGCAACATCAAAGAAGCTGCAGTGAAGGTAGCAGAAATCTGGATCTTCTCCTTGTCAAGTCAGCCAATTGACCATGAAGACAGCACGATGCAGCCCAGCCAGAAAATCAAGTCTACAG aCAACTATTCCGAGGAAGAGTACGAGAGCTTCTCTTCTGAGCAGGAGGCCAGTGATGATGCCGTACAGGGCCAG GATTTGGATGATGATGAGTACGAGCTGGGGAAGCCCAAGAAGCAGCGGAGATCGATAGTAAGAACGACGTCCATAACCAGG CAACAAAACTTCAAACAGAAGGTTGTGGCATTGCTGAAGAGGTTTAAAGTGTCTGATGAG GTTCTGGATTCAGAGCAGGACCCAGCGGAGCACGTCCCAGAGGTGGAGGAGGACTTGGACCTCCTGTATGACACGCTGGACATTGAGAACCCCAGTGACAGTGGGCCAGAAATGGAAGATGACGACAGTGTCTTGAGCACTCCAAAGCCAAAGTTAAA ACCTTATTTTGAAGGACTGTCGCACTCCAGCTCTCAGACAGAAATTGGTAGCATCCACAGCATCAAGAGCCAGAGAGAGCCATCAAGTCCT CAGGTAGAAGTGCCTGAAAAGTCAAAGACCCTCGGAACCAAACATCCAGGCGACAGTATTTCTGACACTGTATCTTTT GAGTCCAGCCAGCAAGCTGAGGTTCAAGAAGCTGAGCTTCCCACACCAGATGTGTTTGTTGAGAAGCTCCCGCCCAGCGGGAAGATCACCAAGACGGAGTCCCTCATTATCCCATCCACCAG CAGGTCTGAAGGGAAGCAGACGGGACGCCGGGGAAGAAGCACGTCTCTAAAGGAGAGGCAGCCAGTGAGGCCGCAGAACGAGAGAGCGAACAGTCTGGATAATGAACGATCTCCAGACACCCGGCACCACTTACAG ATCCCCAGGAAAACCGTGTACGACCAACTAAATCACATCCTGGTTTCTGACGACCAGCTGCCAGAAAACATTATTCTTGTCAATACTTCTGATTGGCAAGGCCAG TACCTATCAGATGTCTTACAAAAGCATACCTTGCCAGTGGTCTGCACATGCTCCTCAGCTGATATTCAGGCAGCTTTCAGTACTATTGTCTCCAGGATACAGAGATA CTGTAACTGCAATTCTCAACCTCCAAACCCCATTAAAATTGCAGTGGCCGGAGCCCAGAATTACCTCAGTGCTGTATTGAGGCTCTTTGTAGAGCAGCTGTCTCACAAAACCCCAGACTGGCTCGGCTACATGAGATTTTTGATCATCCCTCTAG GATCTCATCCAGTGGCCAAGTATCTGGGGTCTGTAGATTATAGATACAACAACTTCTTCCAAGATCTAGCCTGGAGAGATCTGTTCAACAAACTTGAAGCACAGACCACTG TTCCAGAAGCACCTGATGTTGTCTCCAGAATAACACAGTATATAGCAGGGGCAAACTGTGCTCACCAGTTGCCCATTGCTGAAGCAATGCTGACGTACAAGCAGAAAAG gaaaaagagctttcattttgattttactCTAAG CCCCGATGAAGAATCTTCACAGAAGTTCATTCCCTTTGTTGGG GTGGTGAAGGTTGGAATAGTGGAACAATCCTCTGCAACGTCAG GTGACTCTGATGACGCAGCTCCCTCAAGCTCCAGTGTCCTTTCTTCTACCCCACCCTCTGTGTCTCCTGCTGTGAAAGAAGCCTCCCCCACGCCACCTTCCTCACCGTCGGTCACAGGCAGCTTCTCGTCCTCAAG cCAGAACCTTGGTGCTGAGCTGATGGGCCTGCAGGTGGATTACTGGATTGCAGCTCCACCCGTGGACAGAAAGAGAGACCCGGAGAAGAAGGACCCCTCCACTAccaaaaacacactgaaatgcACTTTCCGGTCCCTCCAGGTCAGCAGGTTACCTGCCAGCGGTGAGATTGCCACCACTCCGACCATGTCCATGACTGTCGTGacaaaagagaagaacaagaaaG TGATGTTCTTgcccaagaaaacaaaagacaagGAGGTCGAGTCAAAGAGCCAGTGTATTGAAGGCATCAGCAGGTTGATTTGCACAGCGAAACATCAGCAGAACATGCTGCGGG TCCTGATCGATGGGGTAGAGTGGAACGACGTCAAGTTCTTTCAGCTGGCAGCACAGTGGTCCTCTCATGTCAAGCACTTTCCCATCTGCATATTCGGACACTCCAAATCTAACTTCTAG